The Camelus ferus isolate YT-003-E chromosome 32, BCGSAC_Cfer_1.0, whole genome shotgun sequence genome window below encodes:
- the FAM216A gene encoding protein FAM216A isoform X2: MSCQGPVSDWTECSSSAEPPAVARNEGGSGGSAEHSYYQSSKDRIKDEHKVNSHVVKLQELWKTPQIQTVHIPKSMTEESFLKHPDLTIGQKRYLCSIAKIYNANYLRTLMKRQYMHVIQRSSQKPGVLTHHRSHLSSRHSEKQHFPCTTWRHQLEREGSGPSNTTAASAPEMNLPHSLWRPVRNRQGLKTGYASKTRCKSLKIFKKPGRLLMQSVSTSDSESYMNEEKKEEDLLNKYMQSMSIEEQGEHLMLT; encoded by the exons ATGTCCTGCCAGGGTCCAGTGTCCGACTGGACGGAGTGCAGCTCTTCCGCAGAGCCGCCTGCAGTGGCCAGGAACGAGGGTGGCAGCGGCGG atcagCTGAACATTCTTATTACCAGAGTTCCAAAG ATAGAATCAAAGATGAACACAAAGTGAACTCACATGTAGTCAAGCTGCAAGAGTTATGGAAAACTCCTCAAATTCAAACAGTTCACATCCCTAAATCAATGACTGAGGAGTCATTTCTAAAG CATCCCGACCTCACCATAGGCCAGAAGCGTTACCTGTGCAGCATTGCTAAGATCTATAATGCAAATTATCTGAGGACGTTAATGAAGAGGCAGTATATGCATGTGATCCAGCGCAGCTCACAAAAGCCAG GTGTCCTAACTCATCACAGGAGCCACCTCAGCTCTCGTCACTCAGAGAAACAGCATTTCCCTTGCACTACTTGGCGACATCAACTGGAGAGAGAGGGCTCAGGGCCTTCTAACACCACAGCTGCATCTGCACCTGAGATGAACCTACCGCATTCCCTTTGGCGACCAGTGAGAAACAGACAAGG TTTAAAAACTGGATATGCATCTAAAACAAGATGTAAGtcactgaagatttttaaaaaaccaggcAGACTGTTAATGCAATCAG tttctacAAGTGATTCTGAATCTTacatgaatgaagaaaaaaaggaagaagatttACTAAATAAGTACATGCAATCAATGTCAATTGAAGAACAGGGAGAACATCTGATGTTAACTTGA
- the FAM216A gene encoding protein FAM216A isoform X1, with amino-acid sequence MSCQGPVSDWTECSSSAEPPAVARNEGGSGGSAEHSYYQSSKGTDRIKDEHKVNSHVVKLQELWKTPQIQTVHIPKSMTEESFLKHPDLTIGQKRYLCSIAKIYNANYLRTLMKRQYMHVIQRSSQKPGVLTHHRSHLSSRHSEKQHFPCTTWRHQLEREGSGPSNTTAASAPEMNLPHSLWRPVRNRQGLKTGYASKTRCKSLKIFKKPGRLLMQSVSTSDSESYMNEEKKEEDLLNKYMQSMSIEEQGEHLMLT; translated from the exons ATGTCCTGCCAGGGTCCAGTGTCCGACTGGACGGAGTGCAGCTCTTCCGCAGAGCCGCCTGCAGTGGCCAGGAACGAGGGTGGCAGCGGCGG atcagCTGAACATTCTTATTACCAGAGTTCCAAAGGTACTG ATAGAATCAAAGATGAACACAAAGTGAACTCACATGTAGTCAAGCTGCAAGAGTTATGGAAAACTCCTCAAATTCAAACAGTTCACATCCCTAAATCAATGACTGAGGAGTCATTTCTAAAG CATCCCGACCTCACCATAGGCCAGAAGCGTTACCTGTGCAGCATTGCTAAGATCTATAATGCAAATTATCTGAGGACGTTAATGAAGAGGCAGTATATGCATGTGATCCAGCGCAGCTCACAAAAGCCAG GTGTCCTAACTCATCACAGGAGCCACCTCAGCTCTCGTCACTCAGAGAAACAGCATTTCCCTTGCACTACTTGGCGACATCAACTGGAGAGAGAGGGCTCAGGGCCTTCTAACACCACAGCTGCATCTGCACCTGAGATGAACCTACCGCATTCCCTTTGGCGACCAGTGAGAAACAGACAAGG TTTAAAAACTGGATATGCATCTAAAACAAGATGTAAGtcactgaagatttttaaaaaaccaggcAGACTGTTAATGCAATCAG tttctacAAGTGATTCTGAATCTTacatgaatgaagaaaaaaaggaagaagatttACTAAATAAGTACATGCAATCAATGTCAATTGAAGAACAGGGAGAACATCTGATGTTAACTTGA
- the FAM216A gene encoding protein FAM216A isoform X3 — protein MSCQGPVSDWTECSSSAEPPAVARNEGGSGGSAEHSYYQSSKGTDRIKDEHKVNSHVVKLQELWKTPQIQTVHIPKSMTEESFLKHPDLTIGQKRYLCSIAKIYNANYLRTLMKRQYMHVIQRSSQKPGVLTHHRSHLSSRHSEKQHFPCTTWRHQLEREGSGPSNTTAASAPEMNLPHSLWRPVRNRQGFYK, from the exons ATGTCCTGCCAGGGTCCAGTGTCCGACTGGACGGAGTGCAGCTCTTCCGCAGAGCCGCCTGCAGTGGCCAGGAACGAGGGTGGCAGCGGCGG atcagCTGAACATTCTTATTACCAGAGTTCCAAAGGTACTG ATAGAATCAAAGATGAACACAAAGTGAACTCACATGTAGTCAAGCTGCAAGAGTTATGGAAAACTCCTCAAATTCAAACAGTTCACATCCCTAAATCAATGACTGAGGAGTCATTTCTAAAG CATCCCGACCTCACCATAGGCCAGAAGCGTTACCTGTGCAGCATTGCTAAGATCTATAATGCAAATTATCTGAGGACGTTAATGAAGAGGCAGTATATGCATGTGATCCAGCGCAGCTCACAAAAGCCAG GTGTCCTAACTCATCACAGGAGCCACCTCAGCTCTCGTCACTCAGAGAAACAGCATTTCCCTTGCACTACTTGGCGACATCAACTGGAGAGAGAGGGCTCAGGGCCTTCTAACACCACAGCTGCATCTGCACCTGAGATGAACCTACCGCATTCCCTTTGGCGACCAGTGAGAAACAGACAAGG tttctacAAGTGA